In one Mesorhizobium australicum genomic region, the following are encoded:
- a CDS encoding DUF5615 family PIN-like protein, whose protein sequence is MTGKHGSFRVLLDAGVPVSVSDIFLANHHTVIFYDQVLMEQADDRLVCATALANQAVLVVIDRDFNQLAKRYGVTPQGDRYDELSIIRLGCNEVLASKRLAQAMSLIGVEWSYALEKKARRMWVDIGPHFIRTNR, encoded by the coding sequence GTGACCGGGAAACACGGCAGCTTTCGTGTCCTCTTAGATGCCGGTGTCCCGGTTTCCGTTTCAGATATTTTTCTAGCTAACCACCACACTGTGATTTTCTACGATCAGGTCCTGATGGAGCAAGCGGATGATCGACTTGTCTGTGCGACCGCTCTTGCAAATCAAGCCGTTCTCGTCGTCATAGACCGAGACTTCAATCAACTGGCTAAAAGGTACGGAGTAACTCCGCAAGGAGACCGATACGATGAGCTAAGCATCATTCGCCTCGGATGCAATGAGGTGCTTGCGTCCAAGCGACTTGCCCAGGCAATGTCTCTTATTGGTGTTGAATGGTCTTATGCTTTGGAGAAGAAAGCGCGTCGTATGTGGGTTGATATTGGACCTCATTTTATCCGTACCAACCGCTAG
- a CDS encoding ABC transporter ATP-binding protein, giving the protein MIEIDAVTRSYGDFHALDRATLTIREGEFFSLLGPSGCGKTTLLRLIAGFDQPTSGTIAIDGQPMAGIPANARPTNMVFQSYAIFPHLKVGENVAYGLKRMKLGAAEEKRRVDEALSMVSLAGLQNRGATELSGGQRQRVALARALVMRPKVLLLDEPLSALDKKLREQMQVELRKLQQAVGITFILVTHDQYEALAMSDRIAVMFGGRIAQVSTPKEIYQKPVNRQVADFLGGMNFIRADLVEENGESIVVDTAAFGRIKTEKPRAFAAKGREATLGIRPERLRVLWDDATAKHEIAGTVVERHYFGEITHLVVDVPGMEKPLSVTETNDFGADDLPLGARIRLGYDPDALVALAD; this is encoded by the coding sequence ATGATCGAGATCGATGCCGTGACGCGCAGCTACGGCGATTTCCACGCCCTCGACCGCGCGACGCTGACCATCCGCGAAGGCGAGTTCTTTTCTCTCCTCGGCCCCTCCGGCTGCGGCAAGACCACGTTGCTCCGGCTCATCGCCGGCTTCGACCAGCCGACCTCGGGCACGATCGCCATCGACGGCCAGCCGATGGCCGGCATCCCCGCCAATGCGCGGCCCACCAACATGGTGTTCCAGTCCTACGCCATCTTCCCGCATCTCAAGGTCGGCGAGAACGTCGCCTACGGGTTGAAGCGGATGAAACTGGGCGCGGCCGAGGAGAAGCGCCGCGTCGACGAAGCGCTGTCGATGGTCTCGCTCGCCGGCCTGCAGAACCGCGGCGCGACCGAGCTCTCCGGCGGCCAGCGGCAGCGCGTCGCGCTGGCGCGTGCGCTGGTCATGCGGCCCAAGGTGCTCCTGCTCGACGAGCCGCTCTCGGCGCTCGACAAGAAGCTGCGCGAGCAGATGCAGGTCGAACTGCGCAAGCTGCAGCAAGCTGTCGGCATCACCTTCATCCTGGTCACGCACGACCAGTACGAGGCGCTCGCCATGTCCGACCGCATCGCCGTCATGTTCGGCGGCCGTATCGCGCAGGTCTCGACGCCGAAGGAAATCTACCAGAAGCCGGTCAACCGCCAGGTCGCCGACTTCCTCGGCGGCATGAATTTTATCCGCGCCGACCTCGTCGAGGAAAACGGCGAGTCGATCGTCGTCGACACGGCCGCTTTCGGGCGGATCAAGACTGAAAAGCCGCGCGCCTTCGCCGCCAAGGGCCGCGAGGCCACCCTCGGCATCCGCCCGGAGCGCCTGCGCGTCCTGTGGGACGACGCGACCGCGAAGCACGAGATCGCCGGCACGGTGGTCGAGCGGCACTATTTCGGCGAGATCACCCATCTCGTTGTCGACGTGCCCGGCATGGAAAAGCCGCTCTCGGTCACCGAGACCAACGATTTCGGCGCCGACGACCTGCCGCTCGGGGCAAGGATCAGGCTGGGCTACGATCCCGACGCGCTGGTGGCGCTGGCGGATTGA
- a CDS encoding flavin monoamine oxidase family protein: MHDVIIIGAGFTGLSAAREFARQGKDVVVLEARDRVGGRVESQVNALGERVDTGGQFACDDMANVMALLREHGHRLVSPAFEGRDVSVPPLPSDSLDRARQGAMELRDRYVAMDPDDPAIAGLTVVAWLDRQPEDANQKAAFRSMLEGLWCQPIDDVPLWYMIDNDRRITNEQFELQHFPARTMHALAEDLAAELGDRVRLSAPARGIVWSEGGVSVATPSGTIEARAAIVALPPSMAARLDYAPALPAPLAYALSVWRSGFVIKLFIRYSRAFWLDKGLSGVVMFREPAGLFACDTGTRERPALTGFIGGPSALEWRERGENGIREDFLAFLSGALGSKAAAPLDMLVRDWSHDQWSGGAYSDLIMDMNARDAEAVIAAGIGPLHFACSEISPEYPGYVEGAIVAGRMVAEGLK; encoded by the coding sequence ATGCATGACGTCATCATCATCGGCGCCGGCTTCACCGGTCTTTCCGCGGCTCGCGAGTTCGCGCGGCAGGGCAAGGATGTCGTCGTGCTGGAGGCGCGCGACCGGGTGGGTGGGCGGGTGGAATCGCAGGTGAATGCGCTCGGCGAGCGTGTCGACACCGGCGGGCAGTTCGCCTGCGACGACATGGCGAACGTGATGGCGCTGCTGCGCGAGCACGGGCACAGACTGGTCAGCCCCGCCTTCGAGGGACGGGACGTGTCGGTGCCGCCGCTGCCGTCAGACAGCCTCGACCGGGCGCGGCAGGGCGCGATGGAGCTGCGCGACCGCTATGTCGCAATGGACCCGGACGATCCTGCGATCGCCGGCCTCACCGTCGTCGCCTGGCTGGATCGCCAGCCGGAGGATGCGAACCAGAAGGCCGCCTTCCGCTCGATGCTGGAGGGCCTGTGGTGCCAGCCGATCGACGACGTGCCGCTGTGGTACATGATCGACAACGACCGGCGCATCACCAACGAGCAGTTCGAGCTGCAGCATTTTCCCGCACGCACGATGCATGCGCTGGCGGAGGATCTCGCGGCTGAGCTTGGCGACCGCGTGCGGCTGTCGGCGCCGGCGCGCGGGATCGTCTGGAGCGAAGGCGGCGTGAGCGTCGCCACGCCCTCCGGAACGATCGAGGCCCGCGCGGCGATCGTCGCCCTGCCGCCCTCGATGGCCGCGCGGCTCGACTACGCCCCTGCCCTGCCGGCACCTCTGGCGTATGCGCTGTCGGTGTGGCGCAGCGGTTTCGTGATCAAGCTGTTCATCCGCTACAGCCGCGCCTTCTGGCTCGACAAAGGGCTGTCGGGCGTCGTGATGTTCCGCGAACCCGCCGGACTGTTCGCCTGCGACACCGGCACGCGCGAGCGGCCGGCGCTGACCGGCTTCATCGGCGGGCCGAGCGCGCTGGAATGGCGAGAGCGGGGAGAGAATGGCATCCGCGAGGACTTCCTCGCTTTTCTCTCCGGCGCGCTGGGATCTAAGGCCGCCGCGCCGCTGGACATGCTGGTCCGCGACTGGTCCCATGACCAATGGTCGGGCGGCGCCTACAGCGACCTGATCATGGACATGAACGCTCGGGACGCCGAGGCGGTGATTGCCGCCGGCATCGGCCCGCTGCATTTCGCCTGCTCGGAGATTTCGCCGGAGTATCCGGGCTATGTGGAGGGGGCGATCGTGGCGGGGAGGATGGTGGCGGAGGGGCTCAAGTAG
- a CDS encoding DUF433 domain-containing protein, whose product MSGRESMNVIAAFTEDQAARLTGVSKRQLASWYKSGFFVPSIDFHESGRAYSRLYSFRDLLSLRVLNQLRNETRVSFPHLREVKEELSHLGDERWVKSILYVRGKKVVIERENATRYEAGSGQEVLQIPLKIVVSGMHERIKQLGVRDADKIGSIERKRGVVHNQAVIAGTRVPVSSVKSFADAGYSVDQIKREYPSLTEDDIRAAIAFDEAA is encoded by the coding sequence ATGTCAGGTCGCGAATCGATGAACGTTATAGCAGCGTTCACTGAGGACCAAGCTGCTCGCCTGACTGGCGTTAGCAAGCGTCAGCTCGCGTCTTGGTACAAAAGCGGTTTCTTTGTTCCGAGTATAGATTTTCATGAATCTGGACGAGCTTATAGCCGACTTTACTCATTTCGCGATCTTCTCTCACTTCGCGTGCTGAACCAGCTTCGCAATGAGACGCGAGTATCGTTCCCACACCTCCGGGAGGTCAAGGAAGAGCTTTCTCACTTGGGCGATGAAAGGTGGGTGAAGAGTATCCTCTACGTAAGAGGAAAAAAGGTCGTCATTGAACGCGAAAATGCGACCCGATATGAAGCCGGCTCTGGGCAGGAAGTACTTCAGATACCTCTAAAAATCGTCGTTAGTGGTATGCATGAGCGGATCAAGCAACTTGGTGTTCGTGACGCTGACAAGATCGGGAGTATAGAGCGCAAGCGCGGCGTTGTTCATAATCAGGCTGTAATAGCCGGCACTCGCGTGCCAGTGAGCAGCGTAAAGTCGTTTGCTGACGCAGGCTATTCCGTTGATCAAATCAAACGCGAATATCCATCTCTAACCGAGGATGACATTCGCGCTGCCATTGCCTTTGACGAGGCTGCGTGA